Proteins encoded by one window of Castor canadensis chromosome 2, mCasCan1.hap1v2, whole genome shotgun sequence:
- the Tas2r16 gene encoding taste receptor type 2 member 16: MVVTQVNIFFMFIYVLESLTVIAQSSFIVVVLGREWVRVKRLSPLEMILSSLGICRFCLQWASMLYNFFAFFSPSHGFWNISTAWEFTNTLTFWLTSLLAVFYFVKVSSFTHPTFLWLRWRILRLVPWLILSTLMISCVTIIPSVVRNHIQMESTTMEHLYRNRTLTERLKIFEMYFSALQKMIELGIPFLLFLASTTLLMASLIQHLKQMQQHNTSHCNSSMKAQSAALRSLVIFFIFFTSYFLAVLISYLGTMIDKRSWFWVWEVVIYAIVSIHSTLLLLSSPTSKRVLKIKCWGTDAA; this comes from the coding sequence ATGGTAGTCACACAGGTTAATATCTTCTTCATGTTCATCTATGTGCTTGAGTCCTTGACAGTAATTGCACAGAGCAGCTTCATTGTTGTAGTGCTGGGCAGAGAGTGGGTACGGGTCAAAAGATTGTCACCTTTGGAAATGATTCTCTCCAGCCTGGGCATCTGCCGTTTTTGTCTACAATGGGCATCAATGCTGTacaatttttttgccttttttagcCCTAGTCATGGATTTTGGAACATAAGCACAGCCTGGGAATTCACTAATACCCTCACATTCTGGTTAACCAGCTTGCTTGCTGTTTTCTACTTTGTCAAGGTCTCTTCCTTCACCCATCCCACCTTCCTCTGGCTGCGGTGGAGAATTTTGAGATTGGTACCTTGGTTGATACTGAgtactctgatgatttcctgtgtGACAATTATCCCTTCAGTTGTTAGAAATCACATCCAGATGGAATCAACCACTATGGAGCATTTATACAGAAACAGAACTCTGACTGAAAGACTTAAAATATTTGAGATGTATTTTTCTGCACTTCAGAAAATGATTGAGTTGGGTATTCCCTTCCTCTTGTTCCTGGCCTCTACCACCTTACTTATGGCCTCACTAATCCAGCACTTGAAGCAGATGCAACAACATAACACCAGCCATTGCAACTCCAGCATGAAAGCTCAGTCTGCTGCTCTGAGATCTCTTGtcatcttcttcatcttcttcaccTCTTACTTTCTGGCTGTACTTATCTCCTATTTAGGTACCATGATTGATAAGAGATCTTGGTTCTGGGTCTGGGAGGTTGTCATCTATGCTATAGTCTCTATTCATTCCACCTTACTGCTGCTGAGCAGCCCTACATCGAAAAGGGTTCTAAAGATAAAATGCTGGGGCACAGACGCTGCCTGA